AATCCCGAACTTAGAAAATTTAAAGATTTATATCAGTCTTGGAACAATTATAACACTAACATTTACGTACTAATCAATCAAATGAATAGAGTTGGTTTTATTCCTGTTGACGAAAGTGAAAGCTAAATACAATTTCTCAAGACAAGATTGAAGAGCTGATTATATTACATAATTTAAATGATATTACCAGAATCCCTGAAGGAGTTTTTCCAAGACCAAAAAGCCCGCTATGGCGAGCTTTTTTGGTTTGAAATCCAAGAGCAGGAAAACGGCAGAGCAAAGCTGATTTTAATGCTGGAAAAATTAGCTGAAAGGGTAAGGGAGATTTTGANNNNNNNNNNNNNNNNNNNNNNNNNNNNNNNNNNNNNNNNNNNNNNNNNNNNNNNNNNNNNNNNNNNNNNNNNNNNNNNNNNNNNNNNNNNNNNNNNNNNTTTTTCCAAGACCAAAAAGCCCGCTATGGCGAGCTTTTTTGGTTTGAAATCCAAGAGCAGGAAAACGGCAGAGCAAAGCTGATTTTAATGCTGGAAAAATTAGCTGAAAGGGTAAGGGAGATTTTGAACGCGACCGCGTTAAACGCGGCTGCGGCCGAGTCAAACGCGGCCCTGGAAGATAAAAATATAGAAGTTGTTTCTTTTGAAGCCGATGATTCAATCGGAGATTTTTATTTAGTTGAAGCTGAACAGATTGATGTTAAAACCCGGCCTTCGCAGCAAGAATACCAGAGCATTGCCGACCAAAAAATAAGCTCAATCTTTACTGACCAGAAAAATGATGTTTTTCAAGGTCAGCTGGTAAAAATTTTTCAGCCGCAAAATTATAATTCATATTGTTTGGTTGCTTATCATTCTTTTGGTTTGCGCGTCCCAAGGGGCCCGATTGGCTGGTTGAATAACCTTGATGGTTTGGAAAAAATTGATAAAAAAGAATTTCAAAAACCAGCTAATTTAAAAACTATTGATCAAGTCTGTAAAGAGTTTGAAGGAATAAAGTATCAACTCGGCGGCGGTTCGGTTAAAAATGGGTTTGATTGTTCCGGCTTAATCCAAAAAATTTTTTACCAAACCCAAGGCATTTGGCTGCCGCGCAAGGCCAGATGGCAGGCAATGGTTTGTGAGAAAATCAACCAAGAAGATTTAAGACAAGGCGACATGGTCTTTTTTAACAAAGTTGATGACCCAGAAAAACATATTGACCACGTTGGTTTGGTTTATCAAGCCCAACCAGGCAGATTGCCGATTATATTTCATGCTAAACGGATACTTGGCAAAGCAATGTTCCAAGATTTAAATTCAGCTGATTGGCTTTATTCAGAGATAAACCCTAATGGCCAATGGGAGATCAATAGCTTTGGCCGGGTGCCTAAAAGAGTGAATGATGAATGATGAATAATGAATAATGAATTAGGTTTTTTAAGTTCCATAATTTATTATTCTAAAATATTGACCCAATAAGATTTTTGGCAATTTTTTGTTGCGAACCCCGAATTAAATAATCCAAAGCTGATGTTATTATATTTACTTAATTTCATTTAGCTTTGTTTTCGTTGACAATTAACAAAAAGTGAACAGCTGCCAAAAATTCACTACGGGGTTGACTTTTCCTATTGCTTTGCTATAATTTAGATAGTTTATGGAAAGAAAATATTTATTCGGAAAGCGGAAAAAGACCTGACAGTTTGTAGGTTTTGATTTTTTAAACCGCTTTTCCGAAAGCGGATTTTTTCTTTCTATAATAACGTTGTCCTTTGACAACTGAAGAACAAGTATCTGTCTGGTAGCAATTTTAAAAGTTGCTATTTAGACATTCGTCTTATCAATCATAATTTATGATTGAGGTTTAAGTTGGTATTCGCAGAATTAAGGGCAGATGGTGGATGCCTTGGATAGAAGGGGCGATGAAGGACGTGGCGTGGCTGCGAAAAGCTTCGGGGAGCCGCTAAGCAGGCTTTGATCCGGA
The Patescibacteria group bacterium DNA segment above includes these coding regions:
- a CDS encoding NlpC/P60 family protein, with the translated sequence FFQDQKARYGELFWFEIQEQENGRAKLILMLEKLAERVREILNATALNAAAAESNAALEDKNIEVVSFEADDSIGDFYLVEAEQIDVKTRPSQQEYQSIADQKISSIFTDQKNDVFQGQLVKIFQPQNYNSYCLVAYHSFGLRVPRGPIGWLNNLDGLEKIDKKEFQKPANLKTIDQVCKEFEGIKYQLGGGSVKNGFDCSGLIQKIFYQTQGIWLPRKARWQAMVCEKINQEDLRQGDMVFFNKVDDPEKHIDHVGLVYQAQPGRLPIIFHAKRILGKAMFQDLNSADWLYSEINPNGQWEINSFGRVPKRVNDE